agaggaaaaggagtcAGGCTTGGGGGCGGGCAGGTGGGCCCACTGAGGCCGAGCCCGAAGTGCAGAGAGTGCGTGCAGGAGCCACGTGGGCCATGAGTCTTCCCTCATGCGGGAAGCTGAGTGCTCAGCTCCCCCAAGGAGGGGCCACAGCACGGGATCCCGAGTGCTCAGCTCACCCAAGGAGGGGCCACACCGCGGGATCCCGGGCCAGCCTTTTCAGACCcgtggagggggggtgggggggagcttcCGAGGCCAGGAGtgaaggctcagagaaggggagtgagaagggagaagggcagaAGGATgggtcaggggctgggagggcttGACCCCTCGGGGCGgttggccctggccctggccccagCCCGGCCCTTCAGAGTCTCAGGCGAGTGTCTTCGTGTGGGCCTTGGAATTCAGGCCTCAGTGTCTTCCAGTCTCACGGTActgaggtgagggaggagccTTCCCAACAGCAGtgtcttgtttgtttttggggggtgagggagggtgtgagtaCCCACCGGCTGAGGAGAGACGGAGGTGAGGGTGCTAGAGAATTCTGTTGCCCTTGGCACCCCCTGCAAGGCCATGGAAGGAGCCGGACAAAggaggatggggggtggggcgTTACCTCGGCTAGCCTCCTGGAGAGGGAGGGCCATCCGGGCCGGGGGTTCTCCAGTCCCCCAACACCCTCCGAGGCTGCAGGAGACCAGGAGAGGGTACCGGGGTGGGCCCGGCCACAGTTGGAGGCTGGCCCGAGCCCGGGGTCTGTTTGGCTACAAAAGCCCGAGCTGGCAACCTGGGCTGCTGGCCAGGCTATGTTCATGTGTGTCTGTGGAACTCTGACCTTACACAGAAGGGGAGGTAGGCCCAGGTACCTCTCCAAAGACCCCCAGAGCCTGTCACCCTACGACTTCCTCACCTTCTGTCCCAGGGATTGGGCTGCCTCTTGGACTCCCCGGCCCTACAGTGAATAAGTGAGTGAATCAGGCTTCACCCAGAGACTGCTGgtcgggcgggggagggggtgagaCCTTCACCGACCCCCATCCCAGACCCAGGCCCCTCTGCAAAGGGATGCCTGTGTGGGGCGTCAGCTCCGGTTGTTACTTGCTGGGCACTTTGGGGTAGGGGTTTCCCTTCCTCAGTTTCCCGACAGTGACCTGTTGTCAGGGGTCCATGCGGTCGGGTGCGGCAGAGACTTGGATGCGGAGTTGGGGCACACCTGGCCGGACCCACGCCCGCTCCGCCGCGCTCTCGGAGGTGGTGGGAGCAGGGGCACGTGACCTCCAGTAACCCCTGCGGACGTCGGCGCCGAGCGGGTTGAGGGCCGGCGTCCGCGAGTAACCCCGGCCCCATCCGGCCCTGCGGGGCTCAAGCCGAGCCGCGCGCcgagggggtggggcggggccggggcggggcggggccccaGAAGGCGGTGGCGCGGCCGCTGATTGGCCGCGTGCGCTCACCCCATGCCCGGCCCGCGGCCCCGGGAGGGCGTGGCCATTCGGCGGGGCGGGGCCGttcggcgggggcggggccggtggGGCGGGACCAGTGGCGCGCTCGGCGGCTTTAAAGCGCGGCCGGCCACGCAGGTGAAGTCAGCGCGCGGACACCGGCAGGCCAGTCGCCTGGACGCCCCGAGGGGCGGCGGGCGCAGGCCGCGGAGCCATGGACTGCACGTTCGAAGGTATTTTTTGGAGGACCCCCACCTCTTTATTACAGTTTCCATCTGCATCGCGGGGTCCTCATCCCCGGTGCCCTGAGGGGAGGTGTACCCGCTCTCGGCTCTCAGGGGAGCTGGCGGACCCCTCCCCCCGTCTGGCGTGAGAGGGTGGCTTTCCCACATCCTCTGCTCCGCAGGGAGGAGGGCCGGTTGTCCATCTGTCTCCTGGGGCTCCTATTTTGGAGGGCTTCTTGAGCTTGCTAGACAGTGGCCCCCCTGGGTTCAGCCAGTTTTTCTTTCTgggcctgtttccccatctgtcaaagGGACTCATGAAGCCTGGGGAGCGAGCAGGTCCTGCAGGTGAAAGCACTCTATGCCCCATGACCTGTGCAAACCTGGAGGGCCCGCCACGTGTTTCTGTTTGAGGACCCAGGAGGCTGAGGCTGGCACCCCCATCTCGTTCTCCTGGAGGCCGTAGGGAGGTCCCCTGCAGTCGCTTTCCTGCCTGGCACCTGTCAGTAGGAGGGACTCAGGCGACGTTGACTCTCTTCTCCGTGCGGCCATCCTGCCACAAAAGGTCTCATCTGTcttgtgcagatgaggaaactgaggcccagtgagaGGAAGCCCTAGCTGGAAGCCCAGGCTGGGGACCTGGGGTACACCACGGGCTCCCAGGGTTTGCGCATGGATCCTGCAGAGCACTTTGGCCCAGTGGGTGGCTCCCCCAGTGGGTTAGAGGGCCCTAGGCTGACCCAGCCAGGCTGCTGGCCGCCAGCTGGGGAAGAGGGCCTGTGGCCAGGCCAGGGCCGCGGCAGGCAGTGTGTCCAGTCTGTACGAGGAGGAAAGAGGACAGACGGCGTTTGCTTTTGTCGAGGGGAAACTGAAGCCTGAATGGCCGGTCCCGAGACTGCTTGGCTGCAGACGGGGTCTGGGCTTGTGCCCAGAACACACAGGGACACTCTGGTTGGCACACATTTGGCCAGCGGCTGGCTCTGCCCCAAGCCTCGGTCTGTCCCACAGAGGAGTGGGTTGGCGAAGGCAGCTCTGAAGCCGGGAGTTGCGGGCCCAGGCCTCAGTTCTGCCTTCGCCTCGTCCTGGGGCAGGTCGGTGGGCCTCAGGGGGCGCTGGGCTCGTTCAGTGTTGCAAGGCCATTTGACGCACCTGGCAGAGCTCCAGATGTCACAGGTGTCTGTGAGTGGGGGCTCCTGGGGGTGGCTTTCTGTTTCCATGGCGTTGGTCCCACAGGTAcactggggggggtggggggcgtgcaAATCCGTGACACCAGCCCCGCTGCTGCTCACACAGCTTCTCCTCCTTACCGCAGACATGCTTCAGCTCATCAACAACCAAGACAGCGACTTCCCGGGCCTGTTCGAGCCGCCGTTCGCTGGGGGCGGAGCAGGGGGCACAGACCCCGCCAGTCCAGATGCCAGCTCCCCAGGCAGCCTGTCCCCACCTCCTTCCACGATGAGCTCCCCACTCGAAGGCTTCCTGGGGGGGACCAAGGCGACAACCCCACCCttgtcccctccccagcctgcacCCACCCCCCTGAAGATGTACCCTTCCGTGCCTGCCTTCTCCGCGGGGCCTGCTATCAAGGAGGAACCAGCGCCCCTGACCGCCCTCCAGCCGCTGCCTGGGGCTCTCCTGCCCCAGCGCCTTCCGGCCCCAGCCCCACCGCAGTTCAGCTCTGCCCCTGTGTTGGGCTATCCCAGCCCTCCTGGAGGCTTCTCCACAGGTAAGGGGGGAGTGTGGAGGGAGGGGCACAGCAGGAGCACCAGAAGAAGGGTCTGCTGTGGTCTCAGTGGAGgaatttgcaggctctagaaatcgGGTCCCTGCTGCGCTGCTGGAGGTGCTCCCGTCACCGGCAGTTCTCGGGAAGCGCCGCTTCCCAGCCTCCCAGCGTCCACAGCAGATACGTGCTTGGCTGGGAAGCTGGGAAGTGAGCACGCTTGCATCAGAGCCCCAGGCAGGGACTGTCCCGATAGTAACCTGAGGCCACGAGGGTAACAACGACTCATTCAAGGTCACAGGGTGATAAGTACATGCGGGGTGGGTTGGAAGTGGGTTAGGGCAGCCTGTGTCCGCAGCTCCAGCCTTTATCTCTGCAGGGACCCCCCCGGGGAGCACCGCGCAGTCGCTGCCTGGCCTGCCACTGGCTGCCCTGCCCGGGGTCCCGCCCGTCTCCTTGCACAACCCGGTCCAGAGTGCGCCTCCCCAGCAGCTGTTGGCGGCCACAGCCGCCCCGACGGTGGCCCCTGGAACAACCACTGTGACCGCACAGGTCCAGCAGGGCCCGGTGAGGGGGTCTGGCCCGGCCTCAGGGAGGTGGTGGCCCCGGCCCCAGACCCACAGCCCACAGCTGAGCCCCCTCCCGTCCTTAGGTCCTGCTGCAGCCCCACTTCATCAAGGCAGACTCGCTGCTCCTGGCGACTGTGAAAACAGACGTGGGAGCCCCCATGAAGGCGGCAGGCATCagctccctggcccctggcatGGCTGTTCAGGCAGCGCCCTTGCAGGTGGGCGGCTTGGGCAGGGCGGGGGGGCGTGGGGTTTGTATGCATGCGTGTCCACCTGCTAACCGTGCCTGGCCCCGCAGACCCTGGTGAGTGGCGGAACCATCCTGGCGACTGTGCCGCTGGTAGTGGACGCTGACAAGCTGCCCATCAACCGGCTGGTAGCCGGTGGCAAGGCCCCGGGCTCGGCCCAGAGCCGAGGTGAGAAGCGTACGGCCCATAATGCCATTGAGAAACGCTACCGCTCTTCCATCAATGACAAGATCGTCGAGCTCAAGGACCTGGTGGTGGGCACAGAGGCCAAGGTGCGGGCAGAGGCCCCGATGGGGTGGCCCTGGGGAAGGAGGCACCTGGGGGGAAGAGGAGGCAcctggggggaagaggaggatgggGCTGAACCTGGACAGACAGGCCTGGGGCTCCAGACTCCTCGGGCCTGCCGGCTCCGTTCAGCTGAGCTTCATGGAGGCCGTGTGCTGTGTGGgctcttctaggtgctggggattcagCAGTGAACAGACGGGCAAAAATCCTGCTGTTGAGCAGCTGACGTTCTAGCGGGGCGGCGGGGTGCGAACAGGCAGGACAGATCCGTGTGGGGTTTGCCAGGTGGCATGAGTGCTGTGCCGGAAAGAAAACGGGGCGGGAAGAGCGATGGTGGGAGTTGCAGATCTGAATCGGGTGGTCAGGGGAGGCCTCGCAAAGGTGATGCCTGCCGTATGTGAACAGAGGCCTGGAGGAGGCGAGGGGGCAAGGCGTGAAGGTGGAACGGTGGTGACAGCAGTTAGCCGTAAGCTGTTGTATGCATTTTACTTGGGAGGAACATTCCATGTagaaggaacagcaggtgcaaaggccctgaggcagctgTGTAGCAGAGCAGTCCCGCCCCTTGTGCTTAGCTGCCCACTTGTCTGGCCTGACGGCCACCTGTGCTCTATCTCCCTCCTACCGCCTGCAGCTGAATAAATCCGCTGTCTTGCGCAAGGCCATCGACTACATCCGCTTCCTTCAGCAGGGCAACCAGAGACTCAAGCAGGAGAACCTGAGTCTGCGCACAGCTGCCCACAAAAGCAGTGAGTCCTGGCCCCCCTCCACGCCTGGTCTCACTTTAAGCTCTGACCCTGCAAGGGCCCTTCACCCCCTCTTTGGCCTTCCCCTGGCTCTCAGCTCCCCCAGGTCCTCAGCCCCGATTTGGGGCGAGGTGGGGTGTGTAGCCCTCACCTCAGCCCTGCTCTTCTCTGGCCCACAGAATGTCTGAAGGACCTGGTGTCAGCCTGCGGCAGTGGAGGCCACACAGACGTGCCCATGGAGGGCGAGAAGCCAGAGGTGGTGGACACCCTGAGCCCGCCACCCTCAGACGCCGGCTCGCCCTTCCAGCGCAGCCCACTGTCCCTTGGCAGCAGGGGCAGTAGCAGTGGTGGCAGTGGCAGTGACTCGGAGCCTGACAGCCCAGTCTTTGAGGACAGCCAGGTTGGGCCGCACGTTgttgccccctccctgtcatccaGCGACATCCTCTGAGTCCCGGGACTGGGGCGTGTCCTACCTCTCGTTTTAGAGACAGAGAGCTGGGCGGGGGTCCCGCAGTAAGGCTGGGGGCAGAGCTGATCCCTCCTTCTCTGAGCTGTGCTCTCTGGGCTGTGCTTGCCCCGTTCTCAccgccctgcccacccccccaggtGAAGCCAGAGCAGCTGCCGCCCCCCCACAGCCGGGGCATGCTGGACCGCTCCCGCCTGGCCCTGTGTGtgcttgtcttcctctgtctctcctgCAACCCCTTGGCCTCCCTGCTGGGCAGCCGGGGTCCCGCTGGCCCCTCCGATGCCACCAGCGTCTACCATGGTCCTGGGCGCAGCATGCTGGGTGCTGAGGGCAGAGGTAGGACAGGCCAGCCTGGGCAGTGCGAGGGGGGGACTCTTGGGGACGTAGCTCCTGGGCCTGTGGGCTTGGGGCTCTGGACTTTCTGGGTGCCGTGTCCCCAGCCTCTGTCTGCCCCCAGATGGCGCTGGCTGGGCCCCGTGGCTGCTGCCCCCACTGGTCTGGCTGATGAACGGGCTGCTGGTGCTGTTCTCCTTGGCACTTCTCTTTGTCTACGGAGAGCCGGTCACGCGGCCCCACTCAGGCCCCGCCGTGCACTTCTGGAGGCATCGCAAGCAGGCTGACCTGGACCTGGCCCGGGTAAGCGGCCGGACCCCGAGGGTGTggagggcgggcagggctgggtccttgAGCAGCACCTGGGAAGGTGCCGGGCACACCGTGAATCTCCCCTGTTCTCCCCACTCCTGTCTACCCCTCAGACCCCCACTGAGCCCCGGGGACCCAGCTGGCACTGCTGGGGTTGGTGGGGTCATGGCGGGGAGCCCAAGCTGGAGGGCTCTCCGGGGCTAGAGGGGTGGCACGTGCTGGGGATGCTCTGACCCCACCTTTCTCACCTGGAAAACCCTCATCCGCAGGGGGACTTTGCCCAGGCcgcccagcagctgtggctggCCCTGCGGGCCCTGGGccggcccctgcccacctcccacctgGACCTGGCCTGCAGCCTGCTCTGGAGCCTGATCCGCCACCTGCTGCAGCATCTCTGGGTGGGCCGCTGGCTGGCAGGCCGGGCGGGGGGCCTGCGGAGGGATGGTGCCCTGCAGGTGGACGCCCGCACCAGTGCCCGCGATGCGGCCCTTGTCTACCACAAGCTGCACCAGCTGCACACCATGGGTACGGCGGGCGAGGGCTGGGCCCGAGGGGGTCCCGCCACCTCTGCGCCACGCCCAGCCTCATGCCCTCCCATTTTCCAGGGAAGTACTCGGGCGGGCACCTGGCTGCCGCCAACCTGGCACTGAGTGCCCTGAACCTGGCCGAGTGCGCGGGGGAGGCCATGTCCGTGGCCACGCTGGCTGAGATCTATGTGGCCACCGCGCTCAGGGTTAAGACCAGTCTCCCCCGGGCCTTGCATTTTCTGACGGTGAGTAGGTGGTGGGCTTGGTGGGGGACGGGGCTGAGGTCTCCCTGGGCTGAGGGCTGCCCGGGAGAGGCAGCTGGTTATGGGGTGGGCTCCAGGCCCCCTGGGGTCTCAGCCCGGGGCCTGGGGTCTCAGCCCGCTCCTCCCCCCGCAGCGCTTCTTCCTGAGTAGTGCCCGCCAGGCCTCCCTGGCACAGAGCGGCTCAGTGCCTCTTGCCATGCAGTGGCTCTGCCACCCTATGGGCCACCGTTTCTTCGTGGATGGGGACTGGGCTGTGGGCAGCGCTCCGCGGGACAGCCTGTACAGCACGGCCGGGAGCCCAGGTGCCTCCTCGCCCTGCGCCCGTCCCCGGTCCCTGGCCTCACCCTCCACCCCCCTCCTCATCCTCATCCCTGCCCACCCTGGTCTGTTGCCCCACCATCCGTTGttgccacgggggctgcaggaaCAGGGAGGCCAGGCTGGCTCTGTCTCAGTTGGGGCTCTTCAGAGGCAAACAGGAAGAGGGATTGGGGGGCAGGTGGTTGATTTGGGAGGTGCTCCCAGGCAACACCACTGTGGTGTGAGGAGGTCAGGAAGGGCGTGTGCCCAAGGTAGGTTATCTTGTCCACGGGGGGCGCGGGCAGAGTATTTATCCCCCAGCTTTCATCTGTCTCAGAGCCAGGCGCCCCCGTGCCCAGGGAAGAGTCCTAGGTGCTGGGAAGTGCCTGTGCACGGGGAGGTGGGGCCCGTGCCCCCGCCCCACTCGCCCACTCCTCCCCACAGTGGACCCCCTGGCCCACGTGACTCAGCTCTTCCGTGAACATCTCTTGGAGCGAGCGCTGCATTGCCTGGCCGAGCCCAGCCCCGGCCCCGGGTCAGCCGATGGGGACAGGTGAGTGTCCCTGTGCGCCTCAGCGGGCCaggtcccccaccccccgccagtgGAGCTTGGGAAAGGCTACGTCCAGGGACCCGTGTCGGTGGCCAGAGCCGGGTCACCGTggcctcagttcccccaccagccCGGCAGGGGATGGCCGCACTTTGAGGAGCCAGGAAGCCAGGCTGTgccgtggggggaggggaggagggccatCCGTTTCGGGACCCCTGCCACCTGTCCCGACAGCCAGTCCTCTCCTGCCACAGGGAATTCTCCGATGCCCTCGGGTACCTGCAGCTGCTGAACAGCTGTTCTGACGTGGCCGGGGCTCCTGCCTGCAGCTTTTCCATCGGTTCCAGCATGGCTGCCACCGCCGGTGAGCCCCCAGGCCTCCCCGCCCCGTGACGCCCTTGGGCCCAGCGCCACAGCAGCTCGGCCTTGGGTGCGGTGGGGCCGAGTTTCAGGGACCCCTCCGGCCCTGCTTCCTGCAGGCACAGACCCGGTGGCCAAGTGGTGGGCCTCGCTGACGGCTGTAGTGACTCACTGGCTCCGGCGGGATGAGGCGGCGGCCGAGCGGCTGTATCCACTGGTGGAGCACCTGCCCCGCGCCCTGCAGGAGTCCGAGTGAGCGCAGGCCGCGTGCTCGtgcccccaccccgacccccagcTTTGTTCTGTGCGGTTGGGGTCCCGTCATTTCTTTCCCGTGAAGCCAGAACCAGGGCAGGGGAAGCTCAGCGAGGGCCTGAGGCCTGGTCTGACCGTCACACCTCTGCCTTGGCCCCAACAGGAGACCCCTGCCCAGGGCGGCTCTGCACACCTTCAAGGCTGCCCGGGCCCTGCTGGGCCGTGGGAAGGCAGAGTCTGGCCCGGCCAGCCTGGCCGTGTGTGAGAAGGCCAGTGGGTACCTTCAGGACAGCCTGGCCGCTACGCCAGCCGGCAGCTCCA
This window of the Balaenoptera ricei isolate mBalRic1 chromosome 20, mBalRic1.hap2, whole genome shotgun sequence genome carries:
- the SREBF1 gene encoding sterol regulatory element-binding protein 1 isoform X6 → MDEPPFSEAALEQALAEPSELDAALLTDIEGASGPLGSAPVGRAGGAGLWAAGAGRGAMDCTFEDMLQLINNQDSDFPGLFEPPFAGGGAGGTDPASPDASSPGSLSPPPSTMSSPLEGFLGGTKATTPPLSPPQPAPTPLKMYPSVPAFSAGPAIKEEPAPLTALQPLPGALLPQRLPAPAPPQFSSAPVLGYPSPPGGFSTGTPPGSTAQSLPGLPLAALPGVPPVSLHNPVQSAPPQQLLAATAAPTVAPGTTTVTAQVQQGPVLLQPHFIKADSLLLATVKTDVGAPMKAAGISSLAPGMAVQAAPLQTLVSGGTILATVPLVVDADKLPINRLVAGGKAPGSAQSRGEKRTAHNAIEKRYRSSINDKIVELKDLVVGTEAKLNKSAVLRKAIDYIRFLQQGNQRLKQENLSLRTAAHKSKCLKDLVSACGSGGHTDVPMEGEKPEVVDTLSPPPSDAGSPFQRSPLSLGSRGSSSGGSGSDSEPDSPVFEDSQVKPEQLPPPHSRGMLDRSRLALCVLVFLCLSCNPLASLLGSRGPAGPSDATSVYHGPGRSMLGAEGRDGAGWAPWLLPPLVWLMNGLLVLFSLALLFVYGEPVTRPHSGPAVHFWRHRKQADLDLARGDFAQAAQQLWLALRALGRPLPTSHLDLACSLLWSLIRHLLQHLWVGRWLAGRAGGLRRDGALQVDARTSARDAALVYHKLHQLHTMGKYSGGHLAAANLALSALNLAECAGEAMSVATLAEIYVATALRVKTSLPRALHFLTRFFLSSARQASLAQSGSVPLAMQWLCHPMGHRFFVDGDWAVGSAPRDSLYSTAGSPVDPLAHVTQLFREHLLERALHCLAEPSPGPGSADGDREFSDALGYLQLLNSCSDVAGAPACSFSIGSSMAATAGTDPVAKWWASLTAVVTHWLRRDEAAAERLYPLVEHLPRALQESERPLPRAALHTFKAARALLGRGKAESGPASLAVCEKASGYLQDSLAATPAGSSIDKVMQLLLCDLLLVARTSLWQRQKPPAPSQASPGPGSGAQASALELRGFQRDLSGLRRLAQSFRPAMRRVFLHEATARLMAGASPARTHQLLDRSLRRRAGPCGKGGTAAELEPRPTRREHAEALLLASCYLPPGFLSAPGQRVGMMAEAARTLEKLGDRRLLHDCQQMLMRLGGGTTVTSS
- the SREBF1 gene encoding sterol regulatory element-binding protein 1 isoform X3, translated to MDCTFEDMLQLINNQDSDFPGLFEPPFAGGGAGGTDPASPDASSPGSLSPPPSTMSSPLEGFLGGTKATTPPLSPPQPAPTPLKMYPSVPAFSAGPAIKEEPAPLTALQPLPGALLPQRLPAPAPPQFSSAPVLGYPSPPGGFSTGTPPGSTAQSLPGLPLAALPGVPPVSLHNPVQSAPPQQLLAATAAPTVAPGTTTVTAQVQQGPVLLQPHFIKADSLLLATVKTDVGAPMKAAGISSLAPGMAVQAAPLQTLVSGGTILATVPLVVDADKLPINRLVAGGKAPGSAQSRGEKRTAHNAIEKRYRSSINDKIVELKDLVVGTEAKLNKSAVLRKAIDYIRFLQQGNQRLKQENLSLRTAAHKSKCLKDLVSACGSGGHTDVPMEGEKPEVVDTLSPPPSDAGSPFQRSPLSLGSRGSSSGGSGSDSEPDSPVFEDSQVKPEQLPPPHSRGMLDRSRLALCVLVFLCLSCNPLASLLGSRGPAGPSDATSVYHGPGRSMLGAEGRDGAGWAPWLLPPLVWLMNGLLVLFSLALLFVYGEPVTRPHSGPAVHFWRHRKQADLDLARGDFAQAAQQLWLALRALGRPLPTSHLDLACSLLWSLIRHLLQHLWVGRWLAGRAGGLRRDGALQVDARTSARDAALVYHKLHQLHTMGKYSGGHLAAANLALSALNLAECAGEAMSVATLAEIYVATALRVKTSLPRALHFLTRFFLSSARQASLAQSGSVPLAMQWLCHPMGHRFFVDGDWAVGSAPRDSLYSTAGSPVDPLAHVTQLFREHLLERALHCLAEPSPGPGSADGDREFSDALGYLQLLNSCSDVAGAPACSFSIGSSMAATAGTDPVAKWWASLTAVVTHWLRRDEAAAERLYPLVEHLPRALQESERPLPRAALHTFKAARALLGRGKAESGPASLAVCEKASGYLQDSLAATPAGSSIDKVMQLLLCDLLLVARTSLWQRQKPPAPSQASPGPGSGAQASALELRGFQRDLSGLRRLAQSFRPAMRRVFLHEATARLMAGASPARTHQLLDRSLRRRAGPCGKGGTAAELEPRPTRREHAEALLLASCYLPPGFLSAPGQRVGMMAEAARTLEKLGDRRLLHDCQQMLMRLGGGTTVTSS
- the SREBF1 gene encoding sterol regulatory element-binding protein 1 isoform X1 translates to MDEPPFSEAALEQALAEPSELDAALLTDIEDMLQLINNQDSDFPGLFEPPFAGGGAGGTDPASPDASSPGSLSPPPSTMSSPLEGFLGGTKATTPPLSPPQPAPTPLKMYPSVPAFSAGPAIKEEPAPLTALQPLPGALLPQRLPAPAPPQFSSAPVLGYPSPPGGFSTGTPPGSTAQSLPGLPLAALPGVPPVSLHNPVQSAPPQQLLAATAAPTVAPGTTTVTAQVQQGPVLLQPHFIKADSLLLATVKTDVGAPMKAAGISSLAPGMAVQAAPLQTLVSGGTILATVPLVVDADKLPINRLVAGGKAPGSAQSRGEKRTAHNAIEKRYRSSINDKIVELKDLVVGTEAKLNKSAVLRKAIDYIRFLQQGNQRLKQENLSLRTAAHKSKCLKDLVSACGSGGHTDVPMEGEKPEVVDTLSPPPSDAGSPFQRSPLSLGSRGSSSGGSGSDSEPDSPVFEDSQVKPEQLPPPHSRGMLDRSRLALCVLVFLCLSCNPLASLLGSRGPAGPSDATSVYHGPGRSMLGAEGRDGAGWAPWLLPPLVWLMNGLLVLFSLALLFVYGEPVTRPHSGPAVHFWRHRKQADLDLARGDFAQAAQQLWLALRALGRPLPTSHLDLACSLLWSLIRHLLQHLWVGRWLAGRAGGLRRDGALQVDARTSARDAALVYHKLHQLHTMGKYSGGHLAAANLALSALNLAECAGEAMSVATLAEIYVATALRVKTSLPRALHFLTRFFLSSARQASLAQSGSVPLAMQWLCHPMGHRFFVDGDWAVGSAPRDSLYSTAGSPVDPLAHVTQLFREHLLERALHCLAEPSPGPGSADGDREFSDALGYLQLLNSCSDVAGAPACSFSIGSSMAATAGTDPVAKWWASLTAVVTHWLRRDEAAAERLYPLVEHLPRALQESERPLPRAALHTFKAARALLGRGKAESGPASLAVCEKASGYLQDSLAATPAGSSIDKVMQLLLCDLLLVARTSLWQRQKPPAPSQASPGPGSGAQASALELRGFQRDLSGLRRLAQSFRPAMRRVFLHEATARLMAGASPARTHQLLDRSLRRRAGPCGKGGTAAELEPRPTRREHAEALLLASCYLPPGFLSAPGQRVGMMAEAARTLEKLGDRRLLHDCQQMLMRLGGGTTVTSS
- the SREBF1 gene encoding sterol regulatory element-binding protein 1 isoform X5 → MDEPPFSEAALEQALAEPSELDAALLTDIEDMLQLINNQDSDFPGLFEPPFAGGGAGGTDPASPDASSPGSLSPPPSTMSSPLEGFLGGTKATTPPLSPPQPAPTPLKMYPSVPAFSAGPAIKEEPAPLTALQPLPGALLPQRLPAPAPPQFSSAPVLGYPSPPGGFSTGTPPGSTAQSLPGLPLAALPGVPPVSLHNPVQSAPPQQLLAATAAPTVAPGTTTVTAQVQQGPVLLQPHFIKADSLLLATVKTDVGAPMKAAGISSLAPGMAVQAAPLQTLVSGGTILATVPLVVDADKLPINRLVAGGKAPGSAQSRGEKRTAHNAIEKRYRSSINDKIVELKDLVVGTEAKLNKSAVLRKAIDYIRFLQQGNQRLKQENLSLRTAAHKSKCLKDLVSACGSGGHTDVPMEGEKPEVVDTLSPPPSDAGSPFQRSPLSLGSRGSSSGGSGSDSEPDSPVFEDSQVKPEQLPPPHSRGMLDRSRLALCVLVFLCLSCNPLASLLGSRGPAGPSDATSVYHGPGRSMLGAEGRDGAGWAPWLLPPLVWLMNGLLVLFSLALLFVYGEPVTRPHSGPAVHFWRHRKQADLDLARGDFAQAAQQLWLALRALGRPLPTSHLDLACSLLWSLIRHLLQHLWVGRWLAGRAGGLRRDGALQVDARTSARDAALVYHKLHQLHTMGKYSGGHLAAANLALSALNLAECAGEAMSVATLAEIYVATALRVKTSLPRALHFLTRFFLSSARQASLAQSGSVPLAMQWLCHPMGHRFFVDGDWAVGSAPRDSLYSTAGSPVDPLAHVTQLFREHLLERALHCLAEPSPGPGSADGDREFSDALGYLQLLNSCSDVAGAPACSFSIGSSMAATAGDPCPGRLCTPSRLPGPCWAVGRQSLARPAWPCVRRPVGTFRTAWPLRQPAAPLTRSCSCSCVTCSLWRAPACGSGRSRRHPPRLHRARAVGPRPLPLSSVASRGT
- the SREBF1 gene encoding sterol regulatory element-binding protein 1 isoform X2, which encodes MDEPPFSEAALEQALAEPSELDAALLTDIEDMLQLINNQDSDFPGLFEPPFAGGGAGGTDPASPDASSPGSLSPPPSTMSSPLEGFLGGTKATTPPLSPPQPAPTPLKMYPSVPAFSAGPAIKEEPAPLTALQPLPGALLPQRLPAPAPPQFSSAPVLGYPSPPGGFSTGTPPGSTAQSLPGLPLAALPGVPPVSLHNPVQSAPPQQLLAATAAPTVAPGTTTVTAQVQQGPVLLQPHFIKADSLLLATVKTDVGAPMKAAGISSLAPGMAVQAAPLQTLVSGGTILATVPLVVDADKLPINRLVAGGKAPGSAQSRGEKRTAHNAIEKRYRSSINDKIVELKDLVVGTEAKGNQRLKQENLSLRTAAHKSKCLKDLVSACGSGGHTDVPMEGEKPEVVDTLSPPPSDAGSPFQRSPLSLGSRGSSSGGSGSDSEPDSPVFEDSQVKPEQLPPPHSRGMLDRSRLALCVLVFLCLSCNPLASLLGSRGPAGPSDATSVYHGPGRSMLGAEGRDGAGWAPWLLPPLVWLMNGLLVLFSLALLFVYGEPVTRPHSGPAVHFWRHRKQADLDLARGDFAQAAQQLWLALRALGRPLPTSHLDLACSLLWSLIRHLLQHLWVGRWLAGRAGGLRRDGALQVDARTSARDAALVYHKLHQLHTMGKYSGGHLAAANLALSALNLAECAGEAMSVATLAEIYVATALRVKTSLPRALHFLTRFFLSSARQASLAQSGSVPLAMQWLCHPMGHRFFVDGDWAVGSAPRDSLYSTAGSPVDPLAHVTQLFREHLLERALHCLAEPSPGPGSADGDREFSDALGYLQLLNSCSDVAGAPACSFSIGSSMAATAGTDPVAKWWASLTAVVTHWLRRDEAAAERLYPLVEHLPRALQESERPLPRAALHTFKAARALLGRGKAESGPASLAVCEKASGYLQDSLAATPAGSSIDKVMQLLLCDLLLVARTSLWQRQKPPAPSQASPGPGSGAQASALELRGFQRDLSGLRRLAQSFRPAMRRVFLHEATARLMAGASPARTHQLLDRSLRRRAGPCGKGGTAAELEPRPTRREHAEALLLASCYLPPGFLSAPGQRVGMMAEAARTLEKLGDRRLLHDCQQMLMRLGGGTTVTSS